Proteins encoded in a region of the Candidatus Omnitrophota bacterium genome:
- the rplJ gene encoding 50S ribosomal protein L10 has protein sequence MKRTSSGKDRIMVDKYGKKVREKMLNEVKTILTDNKGFFVASLENIKASEIDVLRKQMKRSGSKYVVIKNRITRLALKEMGIDGLDGTLNDKKMLGLGVISEEPVKIAKIMVEFSKQNKGFVVSRGYLDGQVLEGARIKELSELPGREQLIAMVLGTMNAPITGFVSVLSGVLRSLLYAINAVKDKKEESDK, from the coding sequence TTGAAAAGAACCAGTTCAGGGAAGGATAGGATCATGGTCGATAAATACGGGAAAAAAGTAAGGGAAAAGATGCTTAATGAGGTCAAGACCATCTTGACCGATAACAAGGGCTTCTTTGTGGCCAGCCTGGAAAACATTAAGGCGTCCGAGATAGATGTTCTCAGAAAGCAAATGAAACGCTCCGGGTCCAAGTATGTGGTCATCAAGAACCGCATAACGCGCTTAGCGCTCAAGGAAATGGGCATTGATGGGCTTGACGGGACTTTGAACGACAAAAAGATGCTTGGGTTAGGGGTTATATCGGAAGAACCCGTGAAGATCGCCAAGATAATGGTGGAGTTCTCGAAGCAGAATAAAGGTTTTGTTGTATCCAGAGGGTACCTGGACGGACAGGTGCTGGAGGGTGCAAGGATAAAGGAGCTTTCTGAATTGCCGGGACGCGAACAGCTCATAGCTATGGTGCTCGGCACGATGAACGCGCCTATAACCGGATTTGTCAGCGTTCTATCCGGTGTTTTAAGGAGTCTTTTATACGCGATAAACGCTGTAAAAGATAAAAAGGAAGAAAGCGATAAATAA
- the rplK gene encoding 50S ribosomal protein L11: MAKKLKTKIKLYCPGGQANPAPPVGPALGQHGIPIMDFCKQFNERTKDRQGLVLPVVISLYEDRTFDFIIKSPPASVLLKKAAGLAKASGNPKAEKVGKVTLEQVKQIAKDKMEDLNAVDIDNAVKIIKGSARSMGIEVVEE; encoded by the coding sequence ATGGCGAAAAAACTCAAGACCAAAATAAAACTTTATTGTCCGGGTGGACAGGCGAACCCGGCACCTCCCGTAGGTCCCGCTCTTGGGCAACATGGGATACCCATAATGGATTTTTGTAAACAGTTCAACGAACGCACCAAGGACAGACAGGGCTTGGTGCTCCCCGTTGTTATAAGCCTTTATGAAGACAGGACTTTTGACTTTATTATTAAAAGCCCGCCGGCGAGCGTGCTATTGAAGAAGGCGGCCGGGCTTGCCAAGGCCAGTGGCAACCCTAAAGCGGAAAAAGTGGGTAAGGTCACGCTTGAACAGGTAAAACAGATAGCGAAAGATAAGATGGAGGACCTTAACGCTGTTGATATAGATAACGCCGTAAAGATCATAAAAGGGTCCGCCCGCAGCATGGGCATAGAAGTTGTTGAGGAATGA
- the nusG gene encoding transcription termination/antitermination protein NusG has product MAKKWYVVHTLTGKELSAKKALENRLKNDPASKEFISSILIPTEKVAEVRQGEKRISERKFFPGYILVEMELNDKSWYVVKNTPGVSGFVGTRTRPVPLADEEVSEIIDQTKEAKAKPVPKVLFKEGEAVRVKEGPFKNFTGTVEEANLEKGRIKVMISIFGRPTPVDLEAWQIERI; this is encoded by the coding sequence ATGGCAAAAAAATGGTATGTGGTCCATACTCTTACGGGTAAAGAACTTTCCGCCAAGAAAGCTCTGGAGAACAGGCTAAAGAACGATCCCGCGAGCAAGGAATTCATAAGCAGTATACTTATTCCCACGGAGAAGGTCGCGGAGGTCAGGCAGGGGGAGAAAAGGATATCCGAACGTAAATTCTTTCCTGGATATATTCTCGTGGAGATGGAGCTTAACGATAAAAGCTGGTACGTTGTAAAGAACACTCCGGGTGTGTCGGGTTTCGTGGGTACGCGTACTCGGCCGGTACCTCTCGCGGATGAAGAAGTGAGCGAGATAATAGACCAGACAAAAGAAGCGAAGGCCAAACCGGTACCAAAGGTACTTTTCAAGGAAGGCGAGGCCGTAAGGGTCAAAGAAGGGCCTTTCAAGAATTTCACCGGTACCGTGGAAGAGGCGAACCTGGAAAAAGGTCGTATAAAAGTGATGATATCCATATTCGGCAGGCCTACACCGGTCGATCTGGAGGCATGGCAGATCGAAAGAATTTAA
- the rplL gene encoding 50S ribosomal protein L7/L12, whose amino-acid sequence MEEMIGTIEGMTVLELSDLVKALEDKFGVSAAAPAVAIAGGAAPAAAAAEEEKTIFTVVLASAGDKKINVIKEVRALTNLGLKEAKDLVESAPKEIAENVTKEEAEKMKKQLEAAGAKIELK is encoded by the coding sequence ATGGAAGAGATGATCGGCACGATAGAGGGTATGACCGTGCTTGAGCTCTCCGATCTGGTTAAAGCCCTTGAAGACAAGTTCGGCGTATCCGCCGCGGCTCCCGCGGTAGCGATAGCCGGTGGCGCTGCTCCCGCGGCTGCTGCGGCTGAAGAAGAAAAGACCATATTCACGGTCGTTCTGGCCTCAGCTGGCGACAAGAAGATCAACGTTATCAAGGAAGTAAGAGCTTTGACCAATCTTGGCCTTAAGGAAGCGAAAGACCTTGTAGAATCGGCTCCGAAAGAAATAGCGGAGAACGTCACCAAGGAAGAAGCCGAAAAGATGAAGAAGCAGCTGGAAGCAGCTGGCGCCAAGATCGAGCTGAAATAA
- the rplA gene encoding 50S ribosomal protein L1: MARLTKRAKAMNELVKEVKELGIKEAIAILKKAPATKFDQTVEVALHLNVDQATVPIRGTVTLPHGTGKKTRVAVFCKGDFVEKAQSAGADFVGGDDLLKKVSEGWLDFDVAVTTPDMMKDLAKLGKVLGPRGLMPNPKSGTVTTEIAKAVKELKAGKIEYRMDKQSGVTGPVGKLSFSEEALMDNVTAFVRSVIMSSPKLQKGQNVKSISISSTMGPGIKLEKNQFREG, encoded by the coding sequence ATGGCCAGGTTAACTAAGAGAGCTAAAGCGATGAACGAGCTAGTCAAGGAAGTGAAAGAGCTCGGGATCAAGGAAGCCATCGCTATTTTGAAGAAAGCGCCTGCTACGAAGTTCGACCAGACAGTGGAAGTAGCGCTGCACCTTAATGTGGACCAGGCGACGGTGCCCATAAGAGGTACTGTTACGCTGCCACATGGTACGGGCAAGAAGACCCGTGTAGCGGTATTCTGCAAGGGAGATTTCGTGGAAAAAGCGCAAAGTGCCGGAGCGGATTTCGTGGGCGGGGACGACCTTCTGAAAAAGGTATCCGAAGGATGGCTGGATTTCGATGTAGCTGTTACCACTCCCGATATGATGAAGGATCTCGCTAAACTGGGCAAGGTGCTGGGTCCCAGGGGCCTCATGCCCAACCCTAAGTCGGGTACGGTCACGACCGAGATAGCCAAAGCGGTAAAAGAGCTTAAAGCGGGTAAGATAGAATACAGGATGGATAAACAATCCGGAGTAACAGGTCCGGTAGGCAAGCTTTCTTTCAGCGAGGAAGCTCTCATGGACAATGTAACGGCATTCGTCCGATCCGTGATCATGAGCAGTCCGAAACTGCAGAAGGGTCAGAACGTGAAGTCCATCTCGATAAGTTCCACTATGGGGCCGGGGATAAAGCTTGAAAAGAACCAGTTCAGGGAAGGATAG
- the rpmG gene encoding 50S ribosomal protein L33 → MAKKKDVVEIIALQCETCKRRNYSTTKNRKNSPDRLEVNKFCKYDRKHTVHKEVKR, encoded by the coding sequence ATGGCCAAGAAAAAAGATGTAGTTGAGATAATAGCCTTACAGTGCGAGACCTGCAAAAGGCGCAATTACTCTACGACGAAGAACAGGAAGAACAGTCCTGACAGACTTGAGGTAAATAAATTCTGCAAGTATGACAGGAAACATACTGTTCACAAGGAAGTCAAGCGTTAG
- the rpoB gene encoding DNA-directed RNA polymerase subunit beta: MAVAVQRQSYARLKDIFDIPNLIKIQIDSYAEFLQKDAPKTKRENKGMEALFREVFPIVSQDGKYRLEYLYYEIKEPKYDIEECKRRSLTFAAPLRIKLRLKLETEMKEQEVYVGEVPLMTDIGTYIINGDERVVVSQLHRSPGISFEESSSTGGKSIFSARLIPDRGAWIEFLFDKSDLLYVYIDRKRKFLATTFLRIFGLSRDEEILKAFGGVEPVTLTRQKQCEDLVGRVLAEDIVDEESSSIIAQHTEKITSSVAERIWRSKVREIKLLQDIPKEIIKTLEHDGTKTREEAYLEVYRKLRPGDPPTLESAQDLINEMFFDEKRYDLTEVGVRMINRKLNLDRPLSARLLDSGVLVRAINTLLEIKAGTKSIDDIDHLGNRRVRCVGEQLMNQIRISMARVERVAKERMSVYEMEDVMPHNLVNTKLITSVIHDFFARGRLSQFMDQTNPLAELTHLRRLSALGPGGLNRERAGFEVRDVHYSHYGRLCPIETPEGPNIGLINSLSTYSGVDRFGFLVTPYRKVQNGRVLDDVEYLSADIEDNYIIAQANSELDGKGHFKSDKVFSRFKDDFIVADVKDVQYMDVSPLQLVSVCAGLIPFLEHDDANRALMGSNMQRQAVPLLFPEAPLVGTGLEYRSARDSGAVVIAKRGGKISKVDALEVVIGTDRYKLKKFQRTNARTCVNQRPIVKLGDSVNEGDILADGIATEDGELALGRNVLAGFMSWRGYNFEDAILISEKLLKEDAYTSIHIHRFECEARDTRLGNEEITRDIPNVGDDALKNLDESGIIRMGAEVGPGSILVGKVAPKSETELSPEEKLLRAIFGEKAGDVKDVSLRVPSGVNGIIVDVKELSRKNRKTLTKEQRKQDNKELKIVKEGYNNILASLEERKAERVHQKLVGKKLMNDLEDVDTGKPLIKAGKIVAESDLDKFKKADLESIYVENDEKLQAKINNIVMTINGQIEQTMSEMDRDLDRIKHGDELPPGVLRRITVYVASKKKLQAGDKMAGRHGNKGVIAKILPVEDMPYLPDGTPLDIVLNPLGVPSRMNIGQLLETQLGWAAKVLGCKFTTPVFDGARETDISKAMERAKLPVSGKITLRDGYTGKEFDQPVTVGYIYMMKLAHLADDKMHARSIGPYSLVTQQPLGGKAQFGGQRFGEMEVWALEAYGAAYTLQELLTVKSDDVVGRTKIYETIVKGENMLEPSTPESFNVLIKELQSLALDVQLEQNEKPEQA; this comes from the coding sequence ATGGCTGTTGCAGTCCAGCGCCAAAGTTATGCCAGGTTGAAGGATATATTTGATATCCCGAACCTCATAAAGATCCAGATAGATTCTTACGCGGAATTCCTGCAGAAGGACGCCCCGAAGACCAAGAGAGAGAACAAGGGGATGGAAGCCCTTTTCAGGGAAGTGTTCCCGATAGTCAGTCAGGACGGGAAATACCGTCTGGAGTACCTTTATTACGAGATAAAGGAACCCAAGTATGACATCGAAGAATGCAAGAGAAGGTCTTTGACCTTCGCGGCACCGCTGAGGATCAAATTGCGCCTTAAGCTCGAGACCGAGATGAAGGAGCAGGAGGTCTATGTGGGAGAGGTCCCGCTAATGACCGATATCGGGACCTACATAATCAACGGGGATGAGAGGGTAGTGGTAAGCCAGCTGCATCGTTCTCCGGGCATATCTTTCGAGGAAAGTTCCTCGACGGGCGGCAAGTCCATCTTCTCCGCTAGGCTGATCCCCGACAGAGGGGCATGGATAGAGTTCCTTTTTGACAAGAGCGATCTTCTGTATGTGTACATCGACAGGAAAAGGAAGTTCCTCGCGACCACGTTCCTTCGCATTTTTGGATTGTCCCGGGATGAAGAGATCCTGAAGGCGTTCGGCGGAGTGGAACCCGTTACCTTGACCCGGCAAAAACAGTGTGAAGACCTCGTAGGAAGAGTGCTTGCCGAGGATATAGTCGACGAGGAATCATCATCCATAATAGCCCAGCATACGGAAAAGATAACGTCATCCGTAGCAGAGCGCATCTGGAGAAGCAAGGTGCGCGAGATAAAACTGCTACAGGACATACCCAAGGAGATAATCAAGACCCTCGAGCATGACGGGACGAAGACCAGGGAAGAAGCGTATCTTGAGGTGTACAGGAAATTAAGACCGGGCGATCCTCCGACGCTTGAATCGGCGCAGGACCTCATAAACGAGATGTTCTTCGATGAAAAGCGGTATGATCTTACCGAGGTCGGTGTGCGGATGATCAACCGCAAGCTTAATCTGGACCGTCCTCTTAGCGCGCGGCTTTTGGACTCCGGGGTGCTTGTAAGGGCCATAAACACGCTTCTGGAAATAAAAGCCGGGACTAAGAGCATAGACGATATCGACCATCTGGGTAACAGACGCGTAAGATGTGTGGGCGAACAGCTGATGAACCAGATACGTATATCCATGGCAAGGGTCGAAAGGGTGGCCAAGGAAAGAATGAGCGTGTACGAGATGGAGGATGTAATGCCCCATAATCTCGTGAACACGAAGCTTATTACAAGTGTTATCCATGATTTTTTCGCGCGCGGCAGGCTTTCCCAGTTCATGGACCAGACAAACCCGTTGGCGGAACTTACTCATCTAAGGAGGCTCAGTGCCCTCGGGCCGGGAGGCCTGAACAGGGAAAGAGCCGGGTTCGAGGTCAGGGACGTGCATTATTCCCACTACGGCAGGCTTTGTCCCATTGAAACCCCGGAAGGTCCGAACATAGGTCTTATCAACTCTTTGAGCACGTATTCCGGTGTGGACAGGTTCGGATTCCTGGTCACTCCTTACAGAAAGGTCCAGAACGGTCGCGTCCTGGATGATGTAGAGTACCTTTCAGCCGATATTGAGGATAATTACATCATAGCGCAGGCCAACAGTGAACTTGACGGCAAAGGACATTTCAAGAGCGATAAAGTGTTCTCCAGGTTCAAGGATGATTTTATCGTCGCTGACGTAAAGGATGTCCAGTACATGGATGTATCTCCTTTGCAGCTCGTAAGCGTATGCGCGGGACTTATACCGTTCCTGGAACATGATGACGCCAACAGGGCGCTCATGGGATCGAACATGCAACGCCAGGCAGTACCTCTTCTCTTCCCCGAAGCGCCGCTCGTAGGCACGGGACTTGAGTATCGTTCGGCCAGGGATTCCGGCGCCGTGGTAATAGCCAAAAGGGGTGGGAAAATATCCAAGGTGGACGCTTTGGAGGTTGTAATAGGTACGGACAGGTATAAGTTAAAGAAATTCCAGAGGACCAACGCACGGACATGTGTTAACCAGAGACCTATCGTTAAGCTGGGTGACTCCGTGAACGAAGGCGATATATTAGCCGATGGTATAGCCACGGAAGATGGAGAACTCGCGCTGGGCAGGAACGTGCTGGCGGGATTCATGTCGTGGAGAGGTTACAATTTTGAGGATGCCATACTCATCAGCGAGAAATTGCTTAAGGAAGACGCGTATACATCCATACATATACATCGTTTTGAATGCGAGGCCAGGGATACCCGGCTTGGTAACGAGGAGATAACCCGTGACATACCTAACGTAGGCGATGACGCGCTCAAGAACCTGGACGAGAGCGGCATAATACGGATGGGGGCGGAAGTGGGCCCGGGCAGCATACTGGTCGGTAAAGTGGCGCCTAAATCGGAGACCGAACTTTCCCCGGAAGAGAAGCTTTTGCGCGCCATATTCGGCGAAAAAGCGGGTGACGTCAAGGATGTCTCTTTAAGAGTACCTTCCGGAGTGAACGGTATAATAGTCGATGTCAAAGAGCTTTCCAGGAAGAACAGGAAGACCCTGACGAAAGAGCAGCGTAAGCAGGACAATAAGGAGCTGAAGATAGTCAAAGAGGGGTATAACAACATACTTGCCAGCCTTGAGGAAAGAAAAGCCGAGAGGGTGCACCAGAAACTGGTGGGCAAGAAGCTGATGAACGACCTGGAAGATGTCGATACGGGTAAGCCGCTGATCAAGGCAGGGAAGATCGTTGCCGAGAGCGACCTCGACAAGTTCAAGAAAGCGGACCTTGAAAGTATATACGTGGAGAACGATGAAAAGCTCCAGGCCAAGATAAACAACATCGTAATGACCATAAATGGCCAGATAGAGCAGACCATGTCCGAGATGGACCGGGACCTGGACAGGATAAAACACGGTGACGAGCTTCCTCCTGGGGTGCTCAGGAGGATAACGGTATATGTCGCCAGCAAGAAAAAGCTGCAGGCCGGGGACAAGATGGCCGGGCGCCACGGGAACAAGGGTGTTATCGCGAAGATATTGCCCGTGGAGGACATGCCGTATCTGCCGGATGGAACGCCGCTTGATATCGTGCTGAACCCGCTTGGTGTACCCAGCCGTATGAATATCGGTCAGCTTCTGGAGACACAGCTTGGATGGGCGGCAAAGGTGCTGGGATGCAAATTCACGACGCCTGTGTTCGACGGCGCCAGGGAAACGGATATCAGTAAGGCCATGGAGAGGGCCAAACTGCCTGTCTCGGGTAAGATAACGCTCCGGGACGGATATACGGGTAAGGAGTTCGATCAGCCTGTGACCGTTGGATACATATATATGATGAAGCTCGCGCATCTGGCCGACGATAAAATGCACGCCAGGTCCATAGGCCCGTATTCTCTGGTGACCCAGCAGCCACTCGGTGGTAAGGCACAGTTCGGAGGCCAGAGATTCGGGGAAATGGAAGTCTGGGCCCTAGAGGCTTATGGCGCGGCATATACGCTACAGGAACTATTGACGGTAAAAAGTGACGATGTCGTGGGACGAACCAAGATATACGAGACGATAGTCAAGGGCGAGAATATGCTTGAACCAAGTACACCGGAGTCGTTCAACGTTCTCATTAAAGAGCTTCAGAGTCTGGCTCTTGACGTTCAGTTGGAACAGAACGAGAAACCGGAACAGGCATAG
- the secE gene encoding preprotein translocase subunit SecE, producing MVGITRFLSDVKTEMKKVAWPSRDELISSTVVVLVSVLLLAIFIGICDVILSRVIHLLIGGVF from the coding sequence ATGGTTGGAATAACTAGATTCCTGAGTGATGTCAAGACCGAGATGAAAAAAGTGGCGTGGCCGTCAAGGGACGAACTTATCAGTTCGACAGTGGTGGTCCTTGTGTCGGTGTTGTTGCTGGCGATCTTTATCGGCATCTGTGACGTGATCTTGTCACGCGTGATCCATCTCCTAATAGGCGGGGTATTCTAA
- the tuf gene encoding elongation factor Tu (EF-Tu; promotes GTP-dependent binding of aminoacyl-tRNA to the A-site of ribosomes during protein biosynthesis; when the tRNA anticodon matches the mRNA codon, GTP hydrolysis results; the inactive EF-Tu-GDP leaves the ribosome and release of GDP is promoted by elongation factor Ts; many prokaryotes have two copies of the gene encoding EF-Tu): GDNVSIEVELITPVALEKELRFAIREGGRTVGAGVISEILA; the protein is encoded by the coding sequence GGCGACAACGTATCGATAGAAGTAGAGCTTATAACGCCGGTAGCGCTGGAGAAAGAGCTCAGGTTCGCCATAAGGGAAGGCGGACGTACGGTAGGAGCGGGTGTAATATCAGAGATACTGGCATAA
- a CDS encoding GTP-binding protein, whose amino-acid sequence MAKEKFERNKPHLNIGTIGHVDHGKTTLTAAITTYLA is encoded by the coding sequence ATGGCCAAGGAAAAATTTGAACGTAACAAGCCGCATCTGAACATTGGAACGATAGGTCACGTTGACCATGGCAAGACGACGTTAACGGCAGCGATAACGACGTACCTGGCGAA